A part of Amycolatopsis camponoti genomic DNA contains:
- a CDS encoding VWA domain-containing protein: MSTDTERTRRWRLVLGAEGAGPGSGLADAQLSDEDSGVDAVLAALYDKPDEEAAGGPRSANLGASAPRVARWLGDIRRYFPSTVVQVMQRDAVDRLGLTRMLLEKELLSAVEPDVHLVGTLLSLNGVLPEETKETAREVVRKVVEELEQRLAERTRAAIKGALDKASRTHRPRPGDVDWARTIHRNLKHYSPELRTIVPEQLIGYGRRQQSVQRDVILAVDQSGSMAESVVYSGLFGAVLASMRALRTSFVAFDTEVADLTEHLADPVDVLFGTQLGGGTDINRAIAYCQGLVGRPEQTLLVLISDLYEGGNEEELLHRIAELVGAGVQVVTLLALSDSGAPSYDHENAAALAELGVPAFACTPDQFPELMAAAVRGDDLQAWVARETS; the protein is encoded by the coding sequence TTGAGCACGGACACCGAGCGGACTCGGCGCTGGCGCCTGGTGCTGGGCGCCGAGGGCGCGGGTCCCGGGTCGGGACTGGCCGACGCTCAACTGTCCGATGAGGACAGTGGGGTCGACGCGGTGCTGGCCGCCCTGTACGACAAGCCGGACGAGGAGGCGGCGGGCGGGCCGCGCAGCGCGAACCTGGGCGCGTCGGCGCCGCGGGTCGCGCGCTGGCTCGGCGACATCCGCCGCTACTTCCCCAGCACCGTCGTGCAGGTGATGCAGCGCGACGCCGTCGACCGGCTGGGCCTGACCCGGATGCTGCTGGAGAAGGAGCTGCTCTCGGCGGTCGAGCCGGACGTGCACCTGGTCGGGACGCTGCTGTCGCTCAACGGCGTGCTGCCGGAGGAGACCAAGGAGACGGCGCGCGAGGTCGTCCGCAAGGTGGTCGAGGAGCTGGAGCAGCGGCTGGCCGAGCGCACGCGCGCGGCGATCAAGGGGGCGCTGGACAAGGCGTCGCGCACGCATCGGCCGCGGCCGGGTGACGTCGACTGGGCGCGCACGATCCACCGGAACCTCAAGCACTACTCCCCCGAGCTGCGCACGATCGTGCCGGAGCAGCTCATCGGCTACGGCCGGCGCCAGCAGTCGGTGCAGCGCGACGTCATCCTGGCCGTGGACCAGTCGGGCTCGATGGCGGAGTCGGTGGTGTACTCGGGGCTGTTCGGCGCGGTCCTGGCGTCGATGCGGGCGTTGCGGACGAGCTTCGTCGCGTTCGACACGGAGGTCGCGGACCTGACCGAGCACCTCGCCGACCCGGTCGACGTCCTGTTCGGCACTCAGCTGGGCGGCGGCACGGACATCAACCGGGCGATCGCGTACTGCCAGGGCCTGGTCGGCCGCCCCGAGCAGACGCTGCTGGTGCTGATCAGCGACCTGTACGAGGGCGGCAACGAAGAGGAGCTCCTGCACCGGATCGCCGAGCTGGTCGGCGCGGGCGTCCAGGTGGTGACGCTGCTGGCGCTGTCCGACTCGGGCGCGCCGTCGTACGACCACGAGAACGCGGCGGCCCTGGCGGAGCTGGGAGTCCCGGCGTTCGCGTGCACGCCGGACCAGTTCCCGGAGCTGATGGCGGCCGCCGTCCGGGGCGACGACCTGCAGGCCTGGGTGGCCCGGGAGACCAGCTGA
- a CDS encoding ATP-binding protein has translation MTAATVLRPHAEQDHAAELAALAAADERAKPPNWNLSPWAVVEYLLGGTLPDGTVITPKYVGPRRLIEVAVATLATDRALLLLGVPGTAKTWVSEHLSAAISGDSTLLVQGTAGTSEESIRYGWNYARLIAEGPSAAALVESPLLHAMRDGKLARLEELTRIPADVQDSLITILSEKTLPIPELGTEVQARPGFNLIATANNRDKGVNELSSALRRRFNTVVLPLPDSAEAEVEIVSRRVAELGTSLQLPAEAAELSEIRRVVTVFRELRSGRTEDGRTAVKSPSGTLSTAEAISVLTGGLALATHFGDGVLRPHDVAAGIHGAVVKDPVADRAIWIEYLETVVRERDGWADFYRAGQELS, from the coding sequence ATGACCGCCGCCACCGTCCTCCGGCCGCACGCCGAACAGGACCACGCCGCCGAGCTGGCCGCGCTGGCCGCCGCCGACGAGCGGGCCAAGCCGCCCAACTGGAACCTGTCGCCGTGGGCCGTCGTCGAGTACCTGCTCGGCGGCACCCTGCCCGACGGCACCGTGATCACGCCGAAGTACGTCGGCCCGCGGCGGCTGATCGAGGTCGCCGTCGCGACGCTGGCCACCGACCGCGCGCTGCTGCTGCTCGGCGTGCCCGGCACGGCGAAGACGTGGGTGTCCGAGCACCTTTCCGCCGCGATCAGCGGGGATTCGACCCTGCTGGTGCAGGGCACCGCGGGCACGTCGGAGGAGTCCATCCGCTACGGCTGGAACTACGCCCGCCTGATCGCCGAGGGCCCGAGCGCCGCCGCGCTGGTCGAAAGCCCGCTGCTGCACGCGATGCGGGACGGCAAGCTCGCCCGGCTCGAAGAGCTGACACGCATCCCGGCCGACGTCCAGGACTCGCTGATCACGATCCTCTCCGAGAAGACGCTGCCCATCCCCGAGCTGGGCACCGAGGTTCAGGCGCGGCCGGGCTTCAACCTGATCGCGACGGCGAACAACCGCGACAAGGGCGTCAACGAGCTGTCGAGCGCGCTGCGGCGGCGGTTCAACACCGTCGTGCTGCCGCTGCCGGACAGCGCCGAGGCGGAGGTCGAAATCGTCAGCCGCCGGGTCGCCGAGCTGGGCACGTCGCTGCAGCTGCCCGCGGAAGCCGCCGAGCTGTCCGAGATCCGCCGGGTGGTCACGGTGTTCCGCGAGCTGCGCTCGGGCCGCACCGAAGACGGCCGCACGGCGGTGAAGTCGCCGTCCGGCACGCTCTCGACGGCCGAGGCGATCAGCGTGCTCACCGGCGGGCTCGCGCTGGCCACGCACTTCGGTGACGGCGTGCTGCGCCCCCACGACGTCGCGGCCGGCATCCACGGCGCGGTGGTCAAGGACCCGGTGGCCGACCGCGCGATCTGGATCGAATACCTCGAGACGGTCGTGCGCGAGCGCGACGGCTGGGCCGACTTCTACCGGGCGGGCCAGGAGCTTTCGTGA
- a CDS encoding GyrI-like domain-containing protein encodes MPYDVKKDLKQLYAPKNTDWALLDVPEQQFLAIDGRGNPNTADSYRKAVEALYAFAYTIKMTAKRAGADFVVGPLEGLWWAEDYAAFTVRAKDSWQWTMLISLPGTLGEDAVEEARESVRRKKKIDAPVRLEKLREGRCAQVLHVGPYDDEGPLLARLHGEFLTEHGLAETGLHHEVYLGDPRRTEPARLKTVLRQPVG; translated from the coding sequence ATGCCCTACGACGTCAAGAAAGACCTGAAGCAGCTGTACGCGCCGAAGAACACCGACTGGGCGCTGCTCGACGTGCCCGAGCAGCAGTTCCTCGCGATCGACGGCCGCGGCAACCCGAACACCGCCGACAGCTACCGGAAAGCCGTCGAAGCGCTCTACGCCTTCGCCTACACGATCAAGATGACGGCCAAGCGCGCCGGTGCGGACTTCGTCGTCGGGCCGCTGGAAGGCCTGTGGTGGGCCGAGGACTACGCCGCGTTCACCGTGCGCGCCAAGGACTCCTGGCAGTGGACGATGCTGATCTCGCTCCCGGGCACCCTCGGTGAGGACGCCGTCGAGGAAGCTCGGGAATCGGTGCGGCGCAAGAAGAAGATCGACGCGCCCGTAAGACTCGAGAAGCTGCGCGAGGGGCGCTGCGCGCAGGTGCTCCACGTCGGCCCGTACGACGACGAAGGTCCGCTGCTCGCCCGCCTGCACGGTGAATTCCTCACGGAGCACGGACTCGCGGAGACCGGCCTGCACCACGAGGTCTACCTCGGCGACCCGCGCCGGACCGAGCCCGCGCGGCTCAAGACCGTGCTGCGTCAGCCGGTCGGCTGA
- a CDS encoding PadR family transcriptional regulator, which produces MLTDAELTVLGLVVERPRHGYELDEVVSERGMRDWTALGFSSIYYVLGKLRDRGLVAEVPGERAHAKAKKTYTATDAGRRACAAAAEAAIAELRPVHPPVLAGLANSPSIPPERLSAALARRAEAVQERLAEVRRAAEAEAPPFVRAIFDYSIKQLEAEAEWLEGLT; this is translated from the coding sequence GTGCTGACCGACGCGGAACTGACGGTGCTCGGCCTCGTGGTCGAGCGGCCGAGACACGGCTACGAGCTGGACGAGGTCGTCTCGGAACGCGGTATGCGCGACTGGACCGCCCTCGGCTTCAGCTCGATCTACTACGTGCTCGGCAAACTCCGCGACCGCGGCCTGGTCGCCGAGGTCCCGGGGGAGCGGGCGCACGCCAAGGCCAAGAAGACGTACACGGCGACGGACGCGGGCCGGCGGGCGTGCGCGGCGGCCGCGGAGGCGGCCATCGCCGAACTGCGCCCGGTGCACCCGCCGGTGCTCGCCGGGCTGGCGAACAGCCCCTCGATCCCACCCGAACGGCTCAGCGCGGCGCTGGCCCGGCGCGCGGAAGCCGTGCAGGAGCGGCTGGCCGAGGTCCGGCGCGCGGCCGAGGCCGAGGCGCCGCCGTTCGTCCGGGCGATCTTCGACTACTCGATCAAGCAGCTCGAGGCGGAAGCCGAGTGGCTGGAAGGACTGACCTGA
- a CDS encoding SWIM zinc finger family protein: MGGQVVTAVPWTAERVAGLAPDPASEKAGRALAAPAKWSGAGASEDAVWGFCQGSGKKPYQTCVELAEPAFRCSCPSRKFPCKHALGLLMLWAARQLDTAEPPEWVHTWLAERADRAQRAEKRAEAAGPKDEEAAARRASDRAARVEGGVAELKVWLTDRIGAGFAGFERSGGEELRTVAARMVDAQASGLAGGLRRAAAIVGRRDWPEALLGELSLLYLLADAATRLDTLPPPLAETVRARLGFSVETARVLSDGERVSDEWLITGAADEENDRLLTRRTWLRGRLTGRDALVLSFAPPGRPLDASLPPGHLLTAELAFYPGAAPLRALVAERGIALPAPATEGGSIADALAAYARAMAADPWLERWPVLLSGVTPAEHAGGWCLSEKDGTALPLVPYAFPWSLLAMSAGRPLTVAGEWSQSGLRPLMCWQDDRAVRL; the protein is encoded by the coding sequence GTGGGGGGACAGGTGGTGACGGCGGTGCCGTGGACCGCGGAACGCGTGGCCGGGCTCGCGCCGGATCCCGCTTCGGAGAAGGCGGGCCGGGCGCTGGCCGCGCCGGCGAAGTGGTCGGGCGCGGGTGCGTCCGAGGACGCCGTGTGGGGCTTCTGCCAGGGCAGCGGCAAGAAGCCGTACCAAACGTGCGTCGAGCTCGCCGAGCCCGCGTTCCGGTGTTCCTGCCCCAGCCGGAAGTTCCCGTGCAAGCACGCCCTCGGGTTGCTGATGCTGTGGGCCGCGCGGCAGCTGGACACGGCCGAGCCACCCGAGTGGGTGCACACCTGGCTCGCCGAACGCGCCGATCGCGCCCAGAGGGCGGAGAAACGCGCGGAAGCAGCCGGCCCGAAGGACGAGGAAGCGGCCGCGCGACGCGCTTCGGATCGGGCGGCGCGCGTCGAAGGCGGCGTCGCCGAGCTGAAGGTCTGGCTGACCGACCGGATCGGCGCGGGCTTCGCCGGTTTCGAGCGCAGCGGCGGCGAAGAGCTGCGCACGGTGGCCGCCCGGATGGTCGACGCCCAGGCATCCGGCCTCGCGGGCGGCCTGCGCCGGGCGGCGGCGATCGTCGGCCGCCGCGACTGGCCGGAGGCGCTGCTGGGCGAGCTGTCGCTGCTGTACCTGCTGGCGGACGCGGCCACTCGGCTGGACACGCTGCCGCCCCCGCTGGCGGAGACCGTCCGCGCGCGGCTCGGTTTTTCGGTGGAGACGGCCCGCGTCCTTTCCGACGGCGAGCGCGTGTCGGACGAGTGGCTGATCACGGGCGCGGCGGACGAGGAGAACGACCGCCTGCTGACGCGCCGCACGTGGCTGCGCGGCCGGCTGACGGGCCGGGACGCGCTGGTGCTGTCGTTCGCGCCACCGGGCCGTCCCCTGGACGCGTCACTGCCACCGGGGCACCTGCTGACGGCGGAGCTGGCGTTCTACCCGGGCGCGGCCCCGTTGCGAGCCCTGGTGGCCGAGCGCGGAATCGCCCTGCCGGCCCCGGCGACCGAGGGCGGCTCGATCGCGGACGCACTGGCGGCGTACGCACGGGCGATGGCGGCGGACCCGTGGCTGGAGCGTTGGCCGGTGCTGCTGTCGGGGGTCACCCCGGCCGAGCACGCGGGAGGCTGGTGTCTGTCCGAAAAGGACGGAACGGCGTTGCCGTTGGTGCCGTACGCGTTCCCGTGGTCGCTGCTGGCGATGTCGGCCGGCCGGCCACTGACGGTGGCGGGCGAGTGGAGCCAGTCGGGGTTGCGGCCGTTGATGTGCTGGCAGGACGACCGGGCGGTGCGGCTGTGA
- a CDS encoding flavin-containing monooxygenase has product MSAAEHVDVLIVGAGLSGVGAACRLQERLPGKTYAVLEARDTIGGTWDLFRYPGIRSDSDMFTLGYPFRPWKDPKAIADGPSILSYIRSTASAHGVVERIRFGHRVVRASWSSPDALWTVSTEHGATFTCRFLYLCSGYYSYESGHVVDFPGRGEFAGEIVHPQHWPPALDYTGKQVVVIGSGATAVTLVPAMAAQAARVTMLQRSPSYVVARPGKDALADRIRALLPEKLAHRVVRGKNVVMGTLFFQLMRRLPRRAAQALRDRVAAQLPASIPVDPHFVPSYDPWDQRLCLVPDADLFRALRSGKADIVTDRIARFTASGVLLESGRSLDADIIVTATGLRLVAFGGIALSVDGRAISPGDQRAYKGMMFGGVPNLAWCVGYTNNSWTLRADLTSQYVCRLLAYLDRRGYAYCAPDAASASAAGRPRPIVDLASGYIKRAASDLPKQGERRPWMMRQNYLLDLADMRFTRVDDGVMRFGRAEDRAAVSSQP; this is encoded by the coding sequence ATGAGCGCCGCCGAGCACGTGGACGTCCTGATCGTGGGCGCCGGCCTGTCCGGCGTCGGCGCGGCCTGCCGGCTCCAGGAGCGGCTACCGGGCAAGACGTACGCCGTGCTGGAGGCGCGCGACACCATCGGCGGCACCTGGGACCTGTTCCGCTATCCGGGCATCCGGTCCGATTCGGACATGTTCACCCTCGGCTACCCGTTCCGGCCGTGGAAGGACCCGAAGGCGATCGCCGACGGCCCGTCGATCCTGTCGTACATCCGCTCGACGGCTTCCGCCCACGGGGTCGTCGAGCGGATCCGTTTCGGCCACCGGGTGGTGCGGGCGTCGTGGTCGTCGCCGGACGCGCTGTGGACGGTCTCGACCGAGCACGGTGCGACGTTCACCTGCCGGTTCCTGTACCTGTGCAGTGGTTACTACTCGTACGAGTCCGGGCACGTCGTCGACTTCCCGGGCCGCGGAGAGTTCGCGGGGGAGATCGTGCATCCGCAGCACTGGCCTCCGGCGTTGGACTACACGGGCAAGCAGGTCGTGGTGATCGGCAGCGGCGCGACGGCGGTGACGCTCGTCCCGGCGATGGCCGCGCAGGCCGCGCGGGTGACGATGCTGCAGCGCTCGCCGTCGTACGTCGTGGCGCGGCCGGGGAAGGACGCGCTCGCCGACCGGATCCGCGCGCTGCTGCCGGAAAAGCTCGCGCACCGGGTGGTGCGGGGCAAGAACGTGGTCATGGGGACGCTGTTCTTCCAGCTGATGCGGCGGCTGCCGCGCCGGGCGGCGCAGGCGTTGCGGGATCGGGTGGCGGCGCAGCTGCCGGCATCGATCCCGGTGGACCCGCACTTCGTGCCGTCGTACGACCCGTGGGACCAGCGGCTGTGCCTGGTGCCGGACGCGGATCTGTTCCGGGCGCTGCGGTCGGGCAAGGCGGACATCGTGACGGACCGGATCGCGCGGTTCACGGCGTCCGGGGTGCTGCTGGAGTCGGGCCGCTCACTGGACGCCGACATCATCGTGACGGCGACGGGCCTGCGCCTGGTGGCGTTCGGCGGGATCGCGCTGTCGGTCGACGGGCGCGCGATCTCTCCCGGCGACCAGCGCGCGTACAAGGGCATGATGTTCGGCGGCGTCCCGAACCTGGCGTGGTGCGTGGGCTACACGAACAACTCGTGGACGCTCCGGGCGGACCTGACGTCCCAGTACGTGTGCCGGCTGCTGGCGTACCTGGACCGGCGCGGGTACGCGTACTGCGCCCCGGACGCGGCATCGGCGTCGGCGGCGGGCCGGCCGCGCCCGATCGTGGACCTGGCGTCCGGGTACATCAAGAGGGCCGCCTCCGACCTGCCGAAGCAGGGGGAGAGGCGGCCCTGGATGATGCGCCAGAACTACTTGCTCGATCTGGCCGACATGCGGTTCACCCGCGTCGACGACGGGGTGATGCGCTTCGGCCGCGCGGAAGACCGGGCGGCCGTGTCGAGTCAGCCCTGA
- a CDS encoding DUF5691 domain-containing protein: MKAWEDLVGTALLGTRRRTLDPATQPPAVQSLLEGREDPAEQLLAAAAVLTTYRRAGRRAQSDVRPLPVASPDERPFVPPLARERLARLLAASHPDLLVEWLGIVAGTDYRVPPETLPLLAEAARSKVALRGPLVAVAGPVGAWLGQRNPDWAFLSAPPEAGKDVWQYGSLAQRRRWLAAKLDDDPRVAREALAGSWKSEPADVRSDFLGVLAGHVGAEDEAFLEAALTDRAAAVRERAADLLGRLPGTRYGETMADRLRPLVRRKGRVLEVTVPQGERGEGTVRLRTLAAAAPLAFWTEFGPPAEVVRMTVEGCPAGVLRDSWATAALRQRDETWAQALIGADPGGRTTPPLLGVLSPASQAATVGHLVSRLPVESFARLVHELPRPWTKELGIALLDWIARQDDHRLVSHAAVVIARAVPAACLRHPLATTRLTMDAGPWRRALTETLNFRREMYEELA, translated from the coding sequence GTGAAAGCCTGGGAAGACCTCGTCGGCACCGCGCTCCTCGGCACCCGCCGGCGCACCCTCGACCCCGCCACCCAGCCTCCCGCCGTCCAAAGCCTCCTCGAAGGCCGTGAAGATCCCGCCGAACAGCTGCTCGCCGCGGCGGCCGTGCTCACCACCTACCGGCGGGCCGGGCGGCGGGCCCAAAGCGATGTCCGTCCCCTGCCCGTCGCCTCGCCCGATGAGCGGCCCTTCGTTCCTCCCCTCGCGCGGGAACGGCTGGCGCGGCTGCTCGCCGCCAGTCATCCCGATCTGCTCGTCGAATGGCTCGGCATCGTCGCCGGCACGGACTACCGCGTCCCGCCCGAAACCCTCCCCCTGCTCGCCGAAGCCGCGCGCAGCAAGGTCGCGCTGCGGGGGCCGCTCGTCGCCGTCGCCGGGCCGGTCGGGGCGTGGCTCGGGCAGCGGAACCCCGACTGGGCCTTCCTCTCCGCGCCGCCCGAGGCCGGAAAGGACGTCTGGCAGTACGGCAGCCTCGCACAGCGCCGCCGCTGGCTCGCCGCCAAGCTCGACGACGATCCCCGCGTCGCCCGCGAAGCCCTCGCGGGATCCTGGAAGAGCGAACCCGCCGACGTCCGGTCGGACTTCCTCGGCGTGCTCGCCGGGCACGTCGGCGCCGAAGACGAAGCCTTCCTCGAAGCCGCCCTCACCGATCGGGCCGCCGCCGTGCGTGAACGGGCCGCCGATCTGCTCGGGCGGCTGCCCGGCACCCGGTACGGCGAGACCATGGCCGACCGGCTGCGGCCCCTCGTCCGCCGGAAGGGCCGGGTGCTCGAAGTCACCGTCCCCCAAGGCGAACGCGGCGAAGGCACCGTCCGGCTGCGCACCCTCGCCGCCGCCGCTCCGCTGGCCTTCTGGACCGAGTTCGGCCCGCCCGCCGAAGTCGTGCGGATGACCGTCGAGGGCTGCCCGGCCGGGGTGCTGCGCGACTCCTGGGCCACCGCGGCCCTGCGCCAGCGCGACGAAACCTGGGCGCAGGCGCTGATCGGCGCCGACCCCGGCGGCCGCACCACACCGCCGCTGCTGGGCGTGCTGAGCCCGGCGAGCCAGGCCGCCACCGTCGGGCACCTGGTGAGCCGGCTGCCCGTCGAGTCGTTCGCGCGGCTGGTGCACGAGCTGCCCCGGCCGTGGACGAAGGAACTCGGCATCGCCCTGCTCGACTGGATCGCCCGCCAGGACGACCACCGCCTGGTCTCGCACGCCGCCGTCGTGATCGCCCGTGCGGTCCCCGCCGCGTGCCTCCGCCACCCGCTCGCCACCACCCGCCTGACCATGGACGCCGGTCCGTGGCGCCGGGCGCTCACCGAAACGCTGAACTTCCGCCGCGAAATGTACGAGGAGCTCGCATGA
- a CDS encoding DUF5682 family protein, with product MTTHLLGIRHHGPGSARAVAARLAQLEPDVVLIEGPPEADVLVELTEDPAMAPPVALLAYATDDVSRAAFWPFAVFSPEWQALAYAREAGIPVRFCDLPAANTFAAGPDEHAGPPVDPLALLASAGGYDDPERWWDDVVESRRDSENPFEVIADAMTAVREDEEPPRGNEARREAYMRSVLRRTRKDGFENIAVVCGAWHVPALADPLPPASHDQTILKGLPKRKVSCTWVPWTHGRLATASGYGAGVRSPGWYHHLFTTAENVTTRWLAGVAAVLREEDLPVSTAHVIEAVRLAETLATLRGRSSAGLAEVTEATRSVLCGGDEVQVELVTRRLVVGERLGEVPDRVPQPPLAADLTATAKRLRLKKDPIVKELDLDLRTPGGLDRSKLLHRLRILGIEWGSREASARRNKGTFRETWALCWEPAFEVDLVAAAVHGTTVPSAATSAVRDTVEGTPPLDEVTTAVENCLLADLPEALPEALAALDARAAADADVARLMSALPALARATRYGNVRGTDTGALRAVADRMLDRICAGLPPATHGIDDDAAARMAQLVDGVHDATSLLGDDPKERWLAALARLAERPSLPPLLAGRLTRILHDAGLLDALDIELRLGRALTPGIAPAAGAAYVEGFFDGGALLLVHDEGLLRVIDAWLAGIHDDVFTEVLPLLRRTFGAFSGPEKRAIGHRAAGLTGTAAVVAMAEELDEDRAERVLPVLATLLGVGA from the coding sequence GTGACGACGCACCTGCTCGGCATCCGCCACCACGGCCCGGGTTCGGCCCGGGCCGTGGCGGCGCGGCTCGCGCAGCTCGAACCCGACGTCGTGCTGATCGAAGGCCCGCCCGAGGCCGACGTCCTGGTCGAGCTGACCGAAGACCCGGCGATGGCGCCGCCGGTCGCGCTGCTGGCGTACGCGACCGACGACGTCTCGCGCGCCGCGTTCTGGCCGTTCGCCGTCTTCAGCCCGGAGTGGCAGGCGCTCGCCTACGCGCGGGAGGCCGGGATCCCGGTGCGGTTCTGCGACCTCCCGGCCGCGAACACGTTCGCCGCGGGCCCGGACGAGCACGCGGGCCCGCCGGTCGACCCGCTGGCGCTGCTGGCGTCGGCCGGCGGCTACGACGACCCGGAACGCTGGTGGGACGACGTCGTCGAGTCCCGGCGGGACAGCGAAAACCCGTTCGAGGTGATCGCGGACGCGATGACCGCGGTGCGCGAGGACGAGGAACCGCCACGCGGCAACGAAGCCCGGCGCGAGGCCTACATGCGCTCGGTGCTGCGCCGCACCCGCAAGGACGGCTTCGAGAACATCGCCGTCGTCTGCGGGGCCTGGCACGTGCCCGCGCTCGCCGACCCGCTGCCGCCCGCGTCGCACGACCAGACCATCCTCAAAGGACTGCCGAAGCGGAAGGTCTCGTGCACCTGGGTGCCGTGGACCCACGGGCGGCTCGCGACGGCCAGCGGCTACGGCGCCGGGGTGCGATCGCCGGGCTGGTACCACCACCTCTTCACCACGGCCGAGAACGTCACCACGCGCTGGCTGGCCGGCGTCGCGGCGGTGCTGCGGGAGGAGGACCTACCCGTCTCGACCGCGCACGTCATCGAGGCGGTCCGGCTGGCCGAGACCCTCGCGACGCTGCGCGGGCGGTCGTCGGCCGGGCTGGCCGAGGTCACCGAAGCCACCCGGTCCGTGCTCTGCGGCGGTGACGAGGTGCAGGTCGAGCTGGTCACGCGGCGGCTGGTGGTCGGCGAACGGCTCGGCGAGGTGCCCGACCGCGTGCCGCAGCCGCCGCTCGCCGCGGACCTGACCGCGACGGCGAAACGCCTGCGGCTCAAGAAGGATCCGATCGTCAAGGAGCTCGACCTCGACCTGCGGACCCCCGGCGGGCTCGACCGCTCGAAGCTGCTGCACCGGCTGCGGATCCTCGGCATCGAGTGGGGCAGCCGGGAGGCGTCGGCCCGGCGGAACAAGGGCACGTTCCGCGAGACCTGGGCGCTGTGCTGGGAACCGGCCTTCGAGGTCGACCTGGTGGCGGCCGCGGTGCACGGCACCACCGTGCCGTCGGCGGCGACGAGCGCGGTCCGCGACACCGTCGAGGGCACGCCCCCGCTGGACGAGGTGACCACGGCGGTCGAGAACTGCCTGCTCGCCGACCTGCCGGAGGCGTTGCCCGAAGCGCTGGCCGCCCTCGACGCGCGGGCGGCGGCGGACGCGGACGTCGCCCGCCTGATGTCGGCGCTGCCCGCACTGGCCAGGGCGACCCGCTACGGGAACGTGCGTGGCACCGACACCGGGGCGCTGCGCGCGGTCGCCGACCGCATGCTCGACCGCATCTGCGCCGGGCTGCCACCGGCGACGCACGGGATCGACGACGACGCCGCGGCCCGGATGGCCCAGCTCGTCGACGGGGTGCACGACGCGACGTCGCTGCTGGGCGACGACCCGAAGGAGCGCTGGCTCGCGGCGCTGGCGCGGCTGGCCGAACGGCCGTCGCTGCCGCCGTTGCTGGCCGGGCGGCTCACCCGGATCCTGCACGACGCCGGGCTGCTCGACGCGCTGGACATCGAACTGCGGCTGGGGCGGGCCCTCACGCCGGGCATCGCACCGGCGGCCGGCGCGGCCTATGTCGAAGGCTTCTTCGACGGCGGTGCATTGCTGCTGGTGCACGACGAAGGCCTGCTGCGGGTGATCGACGCGTGGCTCGCGGGGATCCACGACGACGTCTTCACCGAGGTGCTTCCGTTGCTGCGCCGCACTTTCGGCGCGTTCAGCGGGCCGGAGAAGCGGGCGATCGGGCACCGTGCGGCCGGGCTCACCGGCACCGCGGCGGTCGTGGCGATGGCCGAAGAACTGGACGAGGACCGGGCGGAGCGCGTGCTGCCGGTCCTCGCGACTCTGCTGGGGGTGGGAGCTTGA
- the rpmJ gene encoding 50S ribosomal protein L36, whose protein sequence is MKVRSSVRSLARQPGAQVIRRGNRVFVINKDNPRQKARQG, encoded by the coding sequence ATGAAGGTTCGCAGCTCGGTCCGTTCGCTCGCCCGCCAGCCGGGCGCCCAGGTGATCCGGCGCGGTAACCGCGTGTTCGTGATCAACAAGGACAACCCGCGCCAGAAGGCTCGTCAGGGCTGA